A window from Schistosoma haematobium chromosome 1, whole genome shotgun sequence encodes these proteins:
- the TRIP12_1 gene encoding Ubiquitin-protein ligase (EggNog:ENOG410V4MP~COG:O~BUSCO:EOG091G00GQ) has protein sequence MAGKRRRSHKSSKVLDSESANKRFIGNTTSHNSSCSENSGISTCYLHSQNHPVLRASELSEDSSTAPSKVTETQDSVSYTSPISEINRAKYNFVQNRHTTSRLRRLSEASSPTCTLQESSVSEQTKNSANSTTQLSCQSSTQIGRRTTKRSLHYSEDIPSFSQDKLRAAKRQRLSSSKARQLGTYHSSSSYSKSSDRKRHSLASPGTAHISQNLPHTATGLFMSKRSRRDRQRSVTSMTVTSSSTIKNTNTGDNVFSTNTSNYPIHSSLSAAHCTGEKTLHSQIPYVQLPADSCPPHCSQGVMISNDVIVSEHVGTMGFPSTDLHQSVNPESNVPFYVVQKSACAPNETQDPNPRSLNQHYYIVPDLSRPTESNKTSSSEFKSSCIYSNTIQLRSSKDVTVTKQENNRNFSHIPIDLTTNTLHNQIPMPLDSSSQPIQLGLPVWSSVDQLESQTAFTTSSSSVMMASSLQNSSNYRKRTLEPFTPAQSFYPPTTDSPTTYRIQTDPKYSTDSNIIPMLPNSCSPFLVSPGTSAAANHPNAIQQLLNPISVARLIALNQTMHSNTHYQKSSQSEHLQSALSTTCLTSSFHPTVSGSSGKYSRYSPHTTHSGSASTSKSVVYTRNHSNTSEWSNPKTSATHSGYRSPHSDGINHRIAQLQQASTDRSMQLIILQDINQILLMDFEENLANLDVNSLVNCVLQILESQEEHLVELKNLSCNVLTHMMDVLPRSSDFIVPALPILLTTMSSSFVGDILERIINLLEQISRRHGKEVLKSGGVSTVLGFYDFVTSAQHRTILTMVYNCFINLQPADYDLISNCLPTLAEHLKESEPRCVERVCSCFVRLISAYRFEPNLLKCIVNSCNLLTNLQSLLTLTPSILSSINDVIQILATLCSSCPDLAVDLIKQNISNTIYSLLLGVNPEIETDWATLTSCFNGLTLASLVPNQSTTKRLRARSHSGESFKPSSSTLSGSTHSSNKQFDVGTICSPPGLLQQCNNLPFGWQSLMITNSAFLNSSLSNSTSLSINQRSPDDVHSIVYLISELLPPISNQFKFSTLYSNASQKSSDSTVSNVHFGSGVNLNSMFSTSDSGLCTPEQLTTGTVFFADTNNLQVQSSKIKSSGSSSSVSSNSSSTLLQGSFDSINLSQSSNSQTHLTDPRSLLLYDECKELHNRLLALISNKEESKTTHIAHTRRRSIQQKHGEDISIGKQTVSEKHVSGIQRSHGSIESRLDLTTTEALQMVQILLPLLFEIFTETTKTQTRLLCLEAIQRMIFYSSPLLLAKVIHPRLVCSHIAGMLNSPEKRVILMALQISVMLLGRIPFVFATHFRKEGIIHRVEQLILRLTNGSASGITLQNDLFSSKSVPKLSCVGSNTVTCISSNNCASNQHINHQPFQPNDDIKSKRESAVTHGHHEETHMGSYSTQNCSVVLDMPLSYNSLVQKSLNPSNNQQTKHQIELPNTMSKSPTLLLTERDPLLQSICSICEHLQARTQILLKSFDSLNNTPTIECTNPSNYHHEDNKTSPSSHHDVTIHNLIDLMPILKCVAHQLNSDSPNLWIRGLNQLIDLLKPNEKTLERMIEPPSPFELQESGVTNALLNFLTLSSNREIRLWIMFRMFLGRRATTPIRFSPTLNLENINGRKWNGYKNWFNFLSIIPDLFLSDHSKLSQLSVIECHLNSELKHDDNSSRGIEAFGALIECLLAYLHRHEHFQVNTIPSLLPPADKWLSMFGRDLFKNVSNPDIMDGFGVHHDNTLPSPSPSSSAQKLSSSRQHNTPKAVGVNNSGRSSNKVPTQRVCSMKTSVKASHPLPINYSNNRVDPSNSGWHSASTDSKFVTHHAFGPSSRSVQVTAPTPGILRIELHRIYETDGTINESNSLMSHPTSPPITGTNSKSGRKSSLSSTSSGHSANTSLSLTTETCSSLPHFLPLRITALATIQNVERLLLQRNYVNSVLQENGFSQQADYNLTGFQETFIDHIADDLCTSPQSQLVDEATDNDDEDMDSHTHSLLRDLESVEGPFKNHADIQHSDTYIRTAVAVNTSNIKAVTPERRQRNLSSRIPKPSVLLPSESSGMTSSIHIQPAVSRSPRHLKSDVYAKYLSLLSLVSSDNPAHERSTLNQSIVTNPNVHLTSPVCCTQTPISSKTSVSTSSSLQRGLRSLLQRSSEILPLMTRSGIEKPNVSNLHSVENPNAFVVKKTDCRNVRRRSTTNVSISDILSSTSTSLAVPERVITPFSHFLRSVTNPLASDDNPSIDTSVISSRRKSKKTTVQKESDVTIVTTNSETSAYVSRPVSSVPTQLTSRYRRLKGGSLFTTLGVLANSSATTTTTTSVRKGPIRRGRSGGIYSCHVPQTRSFKNAVSPSLSSTSNASSPIGSEESFIYHGKLRPTITFYIGGHRLPSDIPLYEAVRKFNPEILSYSSAVNSVLNNCGSHNQTLDISEQLSLTQTEKENLIGHFIWSLTHVIQYRVTYHSSSHDTSGKHNNISSSSSLPGHSLSPSSASLSPKDISDSGEASITPSFPTTLSLSAAITCFKHRRPSETDTDHIDSLEKCPAPSSTNTVIDSLSPVQKHIPPYGQTFQLAQNPLFDFLVNDLPEGFLTDIRCDCGSLNRQPNCLLNADMVNLNSSKNPLSTTLSLLRVLYNINRLWYTVHNALDPFPIYSSQSFQSQKLAVKAKRQLQDVFSVLAGNLPSWLIQLISVCPFLFPFDIRRTFFYAHNFDRNRALLRFQDLASSYTSDIDQNREQIDTRSPTPLLSHGIHDNQPTFITGLHGGVGGMTNLVNSSSSSNSASLLAQFNAFSQSSFNTQLFDHSSGLSSASSQEHNRLDNGRNNLGTRGRYHLRLALSPNFRRHKVTVNRDEKRLLKQAEMTLNEMGDSRAVLEIAFEGEVGFGLGPTLEFYTLISRLLMKSNLNLWHGCESTSDGYLIAPAPGLYPRPFSRQTKSSVIREVCGKFNFLGRLLARALLDWRRLDLPFSPGFFKWFLAPTASDAVRKGHILPSDISLIDPDLGRHIRQLTELVNRRQTLCHQLSNLDASNLPSSVSLGGVYLNNSINIKGVHHHHHHTQKLDSIKASLTMLDNEIDDLCLNFTLPGYEVELIKNGAHTNVTGSNLSCYLRLVAHWLVIEGAGRQMEAVLKGFDSVLPNVRSRLTTLFQPDEMENLFCGESSPRFNSFSINQTGEMKSMQLLDKNYSSTDEEGWDVQSLTQSCCCDHGYTPQSRAIRLLFEIMSEFTPEQRRLFVQFVTGSPRLPVGVTIVMSGLIVNFNLVCPRELV, from the exons ACGTCGCGATCGTCAGCGGTCTGTGACTTCTATGACGGTGACAAGTTCATCTACCATAAAAAACACGAACACTGGAGACAATGTGTTCAGTACAAACACCTCAAATTATCCCATACATTCAAGTCTTTCAGCTGCCCATTGCACCGGAGAAAAGACTTTGCATTCTCAAATACCCTATGTTCAGTTGCCTGCTGATTCCTGTCCTCCACACTGCTCTCAAGGCGTTATGATTTCTAATGATGTGATTGTCTCGGAACATGTTGGAACTATGGGATTTCCCAGTACTGATCTACATCAATCTGTCAATCCTGAGTCGAATGTCCCTTTTTATGTTGTTCAGAAAAGTGCTTGTGCGCCCAATGAAACTCAAGATCCTAATCCTCGATCACTTAATCAACATTATTATATAGTTCCTGATCTTTCTCGCCCAACAGAAAGTAATAAAACTTCATCTTCTGAGTTCAAAAGTTCCTGTATTTATTCCAATACTATCCAGCTACGTAGCTCAAAGGATGTAACAGTTACGAAACAAGAAAATAATAGGAATTTTAGTCATATTCCAATTGACCTGACAACTAATACACTGCATAACCAAATACCTATGCCATTGGATTCATCCTCCCAACCTATTCAGTTAGGATTGCCAGTTTGGTCATCTGTAGACCAGCTAGAGTCTCAGACAGCTTTCACAACATCATCCAGCAGTGTAATGATGGCGTCATCATTGCAAAACTCATCAAACTACCGCAAAA GAACTTTGGAACCATTTACTCCAGCTCAAAGTTTTTACCCTCCAACAACTGATTCTCCTACAACTTATCGTATCCAAACTGATCCCAAATATTCCACTGATTCAAACATAATCCCCATGTTACCGAACTCTTGTTCCCCATTTTTAGTTTCGCCTGGTACATCAGCAGCAGCAAACCATCCAAATGCTATACAGCAACTTTTAAATCCAATCAGTGTCGCTCGTTTAATTGCACTAAACCAAACAATGCATTCGAATACACACTACCAAAAATCTTCCCAGTCAGAACATCTACAGTCTGCACTGTCTACTACCTGTTTAACATCATCCTTCCATCCTACAGTATCCGGTTCCTCAGGAAAGTACTCTCGATATTCACCTCACACTACTCATTCTGGATCCGCTTCAACTTCAAAGTCTGTTGTTTATACACGCAACCATTCTAACACATCAGAATGGTCTAATCCAAAAACGAGTGCTACTCATAGCGGATATCGCAGCCCACATAGTGATGGTATCAATCATCGAATAGCACAGCTACAACAAGCTTCAACTGATAGATCTATGCAGTTGATCATTTTGCAAGATATAAATCAG atTCTGTTAATGGATTTTGAAGAGAATTTAGCAAATCTAGATGtcaatagtttagttaattgtGTTCTGCAAATTTTAGAATCACAAGAAGAACATTTAGTTGAATTGAAAAATTTAAGTTGTAATGTTTTAACGCATATGATGGATGTTTTACCACGTagttcagattttattgttccaGCTTTGCCTATTCTACTCACAACTATGTCTTCCAGTTTTGTTGGTGATATATTAGAgagaataattaatttattagaaCAAATATCACGTCGTCACGGAAAAGAAGTACTAAAATCTGGTGGCGTTTCT aCTGTTCTCGGATTTTACGACTTTGTTACCTCAGCACAACATCGAACTATTTTGACAATGGTGTATAACTGTTTCATAAATCTACAACCAGCCGATTACGATTTAATCTCCAACTGTTTACCAACATTGGCTGAACATTTAAAAGAGTCAGAACCTCGTTGTGTTGAACGCGTTTGTAGTTGTTTTGTACGCTTGATTAGTGCTTATCGATTTGAGCCAAATTTACTTAAATGTATTGTTAATAGTTGTAACTTATTAACTAACCTTCAATCATTG CTCACGTTAACTCCATCGATTTTGTCCAGTATCAATGATGTAATTCAAATATTAGCAACATTATGCTCAAGTTGTCCTGATTTAGCTGTTGATTTAATTAAACAAA ATATTTCAAACACTATATATTCTCTTCTATTGGGAGTTAATCCGGAAATCGAAACTGACTGGGCTACTCTAACGTCATGTTTTAATGGCTTAACACTAGCTAGTTTAGTTCCAAATCAATCAACCACGAAACGACTTCGTGCTCGTTCTCATTCTGGTGAATCGTTTAAACCCTCATCTTCAACACTGTCAGGTTCTACACATTCATCCAATAAACAGTTTGATGTTGGTACCATTTGTTCACCACCTGGCTTATTGCAACAATGCAACAATTTACCATTTGGTTGGCAGTCTTTAATGATTACTAACTCTGCTTTTCTGAATTCTTCCTTATCGAATTCAACAAGTTTATCTATCAATCAAAGAAGTCCAGATGATGTACATTCAATAGTTTATTTGATTAG CGAACTTCTCCCACCGATTTCTAACCAATTCAAATTCTCGACATTATATTCGAATGCATCACAAAAATCCAGTGATTCAACAGTTTCCAATGTACATTTTGGGTCAGGAGTCAATTTGAACTCAATGTTTTCTACTAGTGATTCTGGTTTATGTACTCCGGAACAATTGACTACAGGGACAGTGTTTTTCGCTGACACAAACAATCTTCAG GTTCAATCCTCAAAAATCAAAAGCTCCGGAAGTTCATCTTCTGTCTCTTCTAATTCATCCAGTACTTTGTTACAAGGTTCATTCGATTCCATCAATCTTTCACAGTCTAGTAATTCCCAAACACATTTAACAGATCCACGTTCACTTCTGTTATATGATGAATGTAAAGAGCTTCATAATCGCTTACTTGCTTTAATTTCCAATAAAGAAGAATCTAAAACAACACATATTGCTCATACTAGGCGACGTTCCATTCAACAAAAACATGGAGAAGATATTAGTATCGGTAAACAAACTGTTTCTGAAAAGCACGTTTCTGGAATACAGCGTTCACATGGAAGTATTGAAAGCCGTTTAGATTTGACAACCACTGAAGCTTTACAAATGGTGCAAATATTACTCCCACtcttatttgaaatattcactgAAACTACCAAGACACAAACACGTTTGTTGTGTTTAGAAGCGATACAGCG aatgatattttattcaagtCCATTATTACTGGCCAAAGTAATTCATCCAAGATTAGTTTGCAGTCATATTGCGGGTATGCTCAATAGTCCTGAGAAACGTGTTATTCTGATGGCTTTGCAAATTTCTGTCATGTTACTTGGTCGAATCCCGTTTGTATTTGCTACACATTTTCGAAAAGAAGGTATTATTCATCGAGTTGAACAATTAATTTTACGTCTAACCAATGGTAGTGCTTCAGGTATCACTTTACAAAATGATTTATTCTCAAGCAAATCTGTGCCCAAATTATCTTGTGTTGGTTCCAATACCGTAACATGCATATCAAGCAACAACTGTGCAAGTAATCAACATATAAATCACCAACCATTTCAACCTAATGATGACATCAAATCGAAACGTGAATCAGCCGTTACTCATGGACATCATGAAGAG ACTCACATGGGAAGCTACAGTACACAAAATTGTTCTGTTGTACTTGATATGCCTTTGTCATACAATTCGTTAGTTCAAAAAAGTTTGAATCCCAGTAACAATCAGCAGACAAAGCATCAAATAGAATTGCCTAATACAATGTCCAAGTCGCCTACACTTTTGTTAACTGAACG AGATCCTTTACTTCAGTCCATCTGTTCAATTTGTGAACACTTACAGGCACGTACACAGATTTTGTTAAAATCGTTCGATTCACTCAATAATACTCCTACGATTGAATGCACTAATCCCAGTAATTATCATCATGAAGATAATAAAACTAGTCCATCGTCTCATCATGACGTTACAATTCATAATCTTATTGATTTAATGCCTATTCTTAAATGTGTTGCTCATCAGTTAAATTCTGATTCACCAAATCTATGGATACGTGgtttaaatcaattaattgatttattaaaacCGAATGAAAAAACACTTGAGAGAATGATAGAACCACCATCACCGTTTGAACTACAAGAAAGTGGTGTAACAAATGCTTTGTTAAATTTTCTTACATTATCAAGTAATCGGGAAATTCGTTTATGGATAATGTTTAGA ATGTTCCTTGGCCGGCGAGCTACCACACCTATTCGATTCAGTCCAACATTAAATTTAGAAAATATAAATGGACGTAAATGGAATGGTTATAAAAATTGGTTTAATTTTCTGTCAATTATACCAGATTTGTTTTTGTCCGATCATAGTAAATTAAGTCAGTTAAGCGTGATTGAATGTCATTTGAACTCAGAATTGAAGCATGACGATAACTCATCTCGTGGGATCGAAGCTTTTGGAGCCTTAATAGAATGCCTTTTGGCTTACTTACATAGACATGAACATTTTCAAGTTAATACTATTCCATCACTGCTACCTCCAGCTGATAAGTGGCTCTCAATGTTTGGAAGAGATCTCTTTAAAAATGTTAGTAATCCCGATATTATGGATGGTTTTGGAGTACATCATGACAACACTTTGCCATCACCCTCACCTTCTAGTAGTGCTCAAAAGTTGTCGTCATCACGACAACATAATACTCCGAAAGCTGTTGGAGTTAACAATTCTGGTCGGTCATCTAATAAAGTTCCTACTCAAAGAGTGTGTAGTATGAAAACATCTGTAAAAGCATCCCATCCTCTTCCCATTAATTATAGCAATAATAGGGTAGATCCATCAAATTCCGGTTGGCATTCAGCAAGCACAGATTCGAAATTTGTAACTCATCATGCTTTTGGCCCATCCTCCCGATCTGTTCAAGTAACCGCTCCTACTCCAGGGATACTGCGTATTGAACTTCATCGTATATATGAAACAGATGGTACAATAAACGAGAGTAATTCACTAATGAGTCATCCAACTAGTCCACCAATTACTGGGACAAACTCTAAGAGCGGTCGCAAATCTTCTTTATCCTCAACATCATCTGGGCATTCAGCAAATACTTCGCTCTCGTTAACAACTGAGACATGTTCCTCTTTACCACATTTTCTACCATTGCGTATTACTGCTCTGGCCACAATTCAG aATGTTGAGCGATTGCTCTTACAACGTAACTATGTGAACAGTGTTCTTCAAGAGAATGGTTTTTCGCAACAAGCTGATTATAATTTGACAGGTTTTCAAGAAACATTTATTGACCATATTGCAGATGATCTTTGTACTTCACCACAATCACAACTAGTTGATGAAGCGACAGATAATGACGATGAAGATATGGATTCTCATACTCATTCATTATTACGAGATTTGGAATCAgtcgaaggacccttcaaaaaTCATGCAGATATTCAACACTCAGACACATATATACGAACGGCTGTTGCTGTGAACACAAGTAATATAAAGGCTGTGACACCCGAACGTCGACAGAGAAATCTGTCCAGTCGAATTCCCAAACCATCTGTTTTACTTCCTAGCGAGTCATCAGGTATGACTTCTTCTATTCATATACAACCAGCCGTCAGTAGAAGTCCAAGACATCTAAAATCAGACGTTTATGCTAAATACCTTTCACTGTTATCTCTTGTCTCTTCTGATAACCCTGCCCATGAACGCTCTACACTTAACCAATCAATCGTTACAAATCCCAATGTACATTTAACATCCCCAGTTTGTTGTACACAAACACCAATTTCATCGAAAACATCTGTTTCTACTTCTAGTTCACTTCAAAGAGGATTACGTAGCTTATTACAACGTAGTTCAGAAATTCTACCTTTGATGACTCGAAGTGGAATTGAAAAGCCAAATGTATCTAACTTGCACTCAGTTGAAAATCCTAATGCTTTTGTTGTCAAGAAAACTGATTGTCGTAATGTCCGAAGGCGTTCTACTACTAACGTCTCGATTTCCGATATACTTAGTTCAACATCTACTTCACTAGCTGTTCCTGAACGAGTAATTACTCCGTTTTCGCACTTTTTACGTTCTGTTACAAACCCACTGGCATCAGATGATAATCCGAGTATCGATACTTCTGTAATCTCTAGTAGACGTAAATCCAAGAAAACGACTGTCCAAAAGGAATCTGATGTTACTATCGTTACCACGAACTCCGAAACTTCAGCGTATGTTTCTAGGCCTGTTTCTTCAGTTCCTACTCAACTTACAAGTAGATACAGGAGATTAAAAGGTGGATCTCTTTTTACAACTCTTGGCGTTCTAGCTAATAGTTCAGCTACTACAACAACTACAACATCAGTTCGTAAAGGACCAATTCGTCGAGGTCGAAGTGGTGGAATTTATAGCTGCCATGTGCCTCAAACTCGCTCGTTTAAAAATGCTGTATCACCTTCGTTGTCGTCTACATCGAATGCTTCATCGCCAATTGGAAGTGAAGAGAGTTTTATCTATCATGGTAAATTACGACCTACAATTACATTCTATATCGGCGGTCACCGTTTGCCTTCAGACATTCCATTATATGAAGCAGTTCGTAAATTTAACCCGGAAATCTTATCTTATTCTTCTGCTGTTAATTCAGTACTAAATAATTGTGGCTCTCACAATCAAACGCTTGATATTTCTGAGCAGTTATCTTTGACACAGACAGAGAAAGAAAATTTA ATTGGTCATTTTATTTGGAGCCTTACTCATGTTATTCAATATCGAGTCACTTATCATTCTTCATCTCACGATACTAGTGGTAAACATAATAATATCTCTTCTTCGTCATCACTTCCGGGTCATTCCTTATCTCCCTCTTCAGCTTCATTATCACCTAAAGATATCAGTGATTCCGGTGAAGCTAGTATAACACCATCATTTCCTACTACACTAAGCCTTAGTGCAGCAATAACGTGTTTTAAACACCGACGTCCAAGTGAAACTGACACTGATCATATAGACAGTCTTGAAAAGTGCCCAGCTCCAAGTTCAACTAATACAGTCATTGATTCATTATCCCCAGTACAAAAACATATCCCTCCATATGGTCAAACATTTCAGTTGGCCCAAAATCCATTATTTGACTTCCTAGTTAATGATTTACCTGAAGGCTTCTTAACTGACATTCGATGTGATTGCGGCTCTTTGAATCGACAACCAAATTGTCTGTTGAATGCGGAtatggtgaatttaaattcttCAAAAAACCCTTTATCAACAACCCTTTCTCTCTTGCGTGTATTGTATAACATCAATCGTTTATGGTATACAGTTCATAATGCTTTGGATCCTTTTCCAATTTATTCTTCA CAATCATTTCAGAGTCAAAAACTTGCTGTCAAAGCTAAACGTCAATTACAAGATGTTTTCAGTGTGTTGGCTGGCAATTTGCCCTCTTGGTTGATTCAATTGATATCAGTATGCCCATTCTTGTTTCCTTTTGATATTCGAAGGACCTTCTTCTATGCTCATAATTTTGATCGTAATCGAGCTTTACTCAGATTTCAG GATTTGGCAAGTTCTTACACTTCTGATATTGATCAAAATCGTGAACAAATAGATACAAGAAGTCCTACACCACTGTTATCCCATGGTATTCATGATAATCAGCCTACATTTATTACTGGTTTACATGGTGGAGTAGGTGGTATGACTAACCTTGTCAATTCTAGTTCATCATCAAACTCTGCATCTCTGCTAGCTCAATTTAACGCATTCTCTCAGTCTTCATTTAACACACAACTATTTGACCACAGTTCTGGACTATCATCTGCGTCTTCTCAAGAACATAACAGACTAGATAATGGAAGAAATAATTTAGGAACACGTGGAAGATATCATTTACGCCTGGCCTTGTCACCAAACTTTCGCCGGCACAAAGTTACCGTTAATCGAGATGAAAAACGTCTACTGAAACAAGCTGAAATGACATTAAATGAAATGGGTGATTCACGTGCAGTATTAGAAATTGCTTTTGAGGGTGAAGTTGGATTTGGTCTTGGTCCAACACTAGAATTTTACACATTGATAAGTCGTTTGTTAATGAAGTCTAATTTAAATCTCTGGCATGGTTGTGAATCTACTTCGGATGGATATTTGATTGCTCCAGCGCCTGGACTTTATCCTCGTCCATTTTCAAGACAAACTAAATCTTCAGTTATACGAGAG GTTTGcggaaaatttaattttcttgGTCGTTTATTAGCCAGAGCATTGTTAGATTGGCGACGATTAGATTTGCCTTTTTCACCAGGATTTTTCAAATGGTTCTTAGCACCTACAGCAAGTGATGCCGTCCGGAAAGGTCATATTTTACCAAGTGATATATCATTAATTGATCCAGACTTGGGTCGACACATAAGACAGTTAACAGAGTTGGTTAATCGTCGTCAAACTTTATGCCATCAATTATCGAATTTAGATGCTTCAAATCTTCCATCATCTGTTTCATTGGGGGGAGTTTATCTAAACAATTCAATTAACATCAAAGGTGtacatcaccatcatcatcatacaCAAAAGTTGGATTCAATTAAAGCTTCTTTAACCATGTTGGACAATGAAATTGATGATTTATGCTTAAATTTCACACTTCCAGGTTACGAG GTGGAGTTAATTAAAAATGGTGCACATACTAATGTTACAGGCTCTAATTTAAGCTGTTACCTTCGTTTAGTTGCTCATTGGTTAGTTATTGAAGGTGCAGGCCGTCAAATGGAAGCAGTTTTAAAAGGTTTCGACTCGGTTCTACCTAATGTTCGTTCACGGTTAACTACATTATTTCAACCGGATGAAATGGAGAATTTATTCTGCGGTGAATCATCACCTAGATTTAATTCTTTTTCAATTAATCAAACTGGTGAAATGAAATCTATGCAATTATTGGACAAAAATTATTCATCAACAGATGAAGAAGGTTGGGATGTACAAAGCTTAACTCAATCATGTTGTTGTGATCATGGCTATACTCCACAATCACGTGCTATTCGTCTTCTATTTGAAATTATGTCTGAGTTCACTCCAGAACAACGAAGATTATTTGTACAGTTTGTGACTGGCAGTCCTCGTTTACCAGTTGGTG TAACTATTGTGATGTCTGGTTTAATTGTCAATTTCAATTTAGTCTGTCCACGTGAACTTGTATAG